Below is a genomic region from Telmatobacter sp. DSM 110680.
GGCACCGGTTGCGAAGTATGCCATCTTCCTCTCCGAAGTCGCCAACAATACCGGTGACCCAGTCTTCGATATCACCCTGCACGAAGCCATCGCGACCGAACTGGAACAGTCCCCCTATTTCACGCTCATCCCCGAAGCTCGTCTCCAGCAATCCCTAAAGTTGATGGGCAAGCCGCCGGATACCCCAATGACCGCTGAGTTGGCACGGGAACTATGTCAGAGGAATGACGGAGAGGCAGTCGTGAACGGCTGGATCGCCAAGCTCGGCGCGCAATACGTAATTGGCGTCCGGGCCGTAAACTGCCGCACGGGCGACCACCTGTCAGATCTCCAGACCACGGCCGGTGGAAAAGAACTTGTGCTGAAAGCGCTAGGAGACATCACGGGCCAACTGCGAGCTCGTCTTGGGGAAGCGCTCAGTACGGTCCAGAAGTTCGACACTCCGATCGAGGAAGCGACCACCTCTTCCCTTGAAGCGCTCCAGGCCTACAGCATCGGTCGGCAGATGATGGTTCAAAAGGGGGAGTCCGCCGCCGGCATTCCTTCCTTCGAGAAGGCAATCCGACTCGATCCTTCCTTTGCCATTGCCTATGCTGCGTTGGGCAATGCCTACTCAAATCTGGGCGACACTGGTAAGGCAGCCGACAACATCCGCAAGGCCTACGAACTCCGCGCGCACGTCAGTGAGCATGAACGGCTCTATATCGAGTCGCACTACTATCAGTTCGTAACCGGAGATGTCGAGAAGGCGAGCCAAGTCTACGAAACCTGGGCCGCAACATACCCGAATGATGAAGCTCCGCGCACCAACCTTGCTGCAATCTACAGTGAGATGGGCAAATTCGACAGGAGTCTTGAACTCGCTCGCGAAGCCGTGAGCATCTCCGCCCACGACGGGCAGACCTACGCGAACCTAGCTAACGCGTACATCTACATGAACAAACCTGATCAAGCCAGTGCCGTGGCACACCAGGCACAGTCTGAGAGTCGCGATTCGTCCACGCTTCGCCTTTATCTCTACGACGCTGCCTATCTTCAGCACGACGAGGCCGAAATGCAACGCCAGTTGAACTGGGCCTCCGGCGAACCTGGAATCGAAGACGCCTTCCTCGATAACCAGGCGAGTGCCCTCGCAGCTTCCGGCCAGCTTCAGCAAGCGCGCGATCTGACGGAGCGAGCGGTCGGGGCAGCGAAACGAGCCGGTGAAATGGGGACCGCCGCAGGTTACGAAATCAACGAGGCACAGCGTGAGGCATTCTTCGGCAACGACGTGCAGGCCAGGAAAGCCGCCGACTCTGCACTAGCTTTCGCGAAAGATCGCGATACTCAATGTGGGGCGGCGGTCGTCTTCGGGATCAGTGGCGACCTCAATCGCGTACGAGCGATCGCTACCCAACTTGACCGGGACTATCCCGACGATACATTCGTGCAGTACCTTTTTCTCCCCATGATCCGCGCCACCGCCGCGATCAGATCAAAGGATCCGGGCCTTGCCATCAAATCACTCGAGTCTGCAGACGCATATGAACTTGGTGTCGAAGGCGAACTGCTGCCGGTCTACATCAAGGGCCTTGCCGATCTGCAGGCTGGTGACGCTCAAAAAGCTGAAGTTGAATTCCAGAAAATCATTGACCATCCTGGCGTCGTACTCAACTCGCCCATTGGTCCTCTGGCACGACTACAGATAGCACGCGCATACGCCGCAGAAGGAAAATTCGCGCAGGCCAGAAACGCCTATGACGAATTTTTCACCAAATGGAAGAATGCCGATGCAAATATTCCCGTCCTGCAGGAAGCGATCCAAGAGTACTCCGGTCGATGGGGAGGCCAAACACCCGCTACCCATCCCTCAACCCAAACGAACTCACATTGAAGATGCAATAAGGGATCGCGGACACGTTTGCAGACTGACGAAGAACAAATCACGCGGATCATATCTGTTTCTTTTTTCGATCGATCTCAACAAGAGTCCTTGTTGGCACCAGCCTGTCTCGAAACCCACACCTTATGGGAAAGCCGGATCGGTGAGATCCGGCTGTTTGCTTTGTGTGGTTTTGTATTCCGCAATGGACTCGCAACGCAACCCAGACAGAACGGAGTTGACGTAAAAGTCGCCCAGGAGCTGCTTCGGCATGCCATCAGCAGGATCGCCCCGGTTGTTTATCAGCGGTAGGTATCGGAGGAGCGGCGCGCCTCACAAGCATTAGGGTTACACAATCTGATAATCGGCCCCGAAAATCAAACAATAAAGCACCATGATTTGGAGGAGAAAGATGAGTTCGTACTTGGAACCGCTTGATCTTAAGGCACGACTGGATGGGTTGGGATCTAATCTTGGTCACGACTGGATTCGAACCAGCGACCTCTTCCGTGTCAACTAGCTCCCATTTTGTAACTCATTGAAACTAAAGCGCACTGATGGCTCAGAAAGCGTTTACAAGCACCCATTTTTAGGCAATCGAACCATGATCGAACCATGTTTTCGAGCAGAAAGAAGAGGTCAGCGTCGAAAAAAGAAGAGGTCGTGCCTGATCAAACCCACAATGATGTTTCCGTTGGAAGCGAGTGTGTGCCGTCATCTTTGGGCGGAAGCCTCACGTTGTATCAATCAAATAACCCCACAGTGTGAGCGAAAGAGAGTGAGAGCCAATGCTGCAAATTCCTACCTTCCACGAGCCGGATCTTCCGGGAGGAGTTTGAGCCAAAAGCTGTCGGGTGCTTTTGTCGTCGTAAATCCTCCCATCTCAAATGCAAGGCAAGCAAAGCTTCGGTTGATGACCAAACTGCCGAGGGGAGGCTATAACTAAGCTCCCTTAGAGACGACCGGAGGATCGACGACGATTCCACCTTCGCCGGTGACAATGTACGCGGTATAGCTACACCGTTGCATGGCAGCATTGTTGCCAAAGACAGCCAAGGCAAGAGTGATTTGCGCCTGGGAGCTTCCGGGATTAGCGGTCACCGTGGCCGAATCCACCGCGTATCCGATGGGCGGCGGAATTAATGATCCGGGAATCTCGAAGCTGATCAGGTTCGGGTTACCGTTACCGTCCGTTATCGAAAAGCTCTCACTGCTGCTGGGGGTGCTTTGAACGTTTTTGAGGGGTGTCCAAAACGAAGCAGGATTCCCCAACGCCATGCCACTGACGAAGCTGCTGCCGGCGGCGAAAGTGGGACCTACAGGAAACGTGAGCGTATCGCGTGTCCAATCGTGAGGGTTCGTTCCTTCAAGATCGAAAACAGCGACTCCGGTTTCGATATAAATCGTGAGTGTCTTCCGCAACACTACCGGGCCTGCACTCGTGCCGCCCGGAAATTGAATCAGCGAAGAATTCTTTGAGATGAGCGTGACCATGGTGATCCTTTCGAGGGTTGTCGTGCATGCGATCCTTGTCTCTGAGTCTGAGACTCCGGAGACTACTAGGACCGGGATTGCTTCGACGAAGCAAAGATTCGACCAGTTCTTTCTTAACGAACTTTGGATCAGAGATAACCCAACTACGGTGCGAAGGTGCTGCCGTTCCAAGTCCAGCTCAGCATGGCAGCGAGGGCGGAACTGGCTATTTGATCCTGTCGATAGAGCAGCGAAAGTTCATCGCCTAGTTGTGTGTGGCCAGTTATCAATCCGGTTGTGTTGTAGAGTGAGGCCCACGCTAACGAGGTGCTGTTTGCGGGCACCGGAAATGGCTGAGCAGAGTAATAACCAGCTGCGCTGAGAATGGGGGCAATTGGCACCGACTGATACTGACTGAGAGGAATGATGGTCTGCGTGGTTGGTGTGCACTGAACGGCATTTACGTCAGCTGCAGGGACTTGGAACGTGGCTGCATTCAGCACTT
It encodes:
- a CDS encoding winged helix-turn-helix domain-containing protein, with protein sequence MSRPEDVTWEFGSFRLDTAQRLLFRDGELIPLSRKAVEILIVLVEHQAQLVEKEELMRTVWPDAFVEESNVAVHISQLRKTLSAEDGYRIDTIPRRGYRFVGTVSRAGSGSKGAEPVAQPSATVAGAAASQLFQESPNRLPATSQPLSAPKTPRGAAEAWLFGVATAMLLVAGFFVVRHYHANHSVATPPATSSAPVAKYAIFLSEVANNTGDPVFDITLHEAIATELEQSPYFTLIPEARLQQSLKLMGKPPDTPMTAELARELCQRNDGEAVVNGWIAKLGAQYVIGVRAVNCRTGDHLSDLQTTAGGKELVLKALGDITGQLRARLGEALSTVQKFDTPIEEATTSSLEALQAYSIGRQMMVQKGESAAGIPSFEKAIRLDPSFAIAYAALGNAYSNLGDTGKAADNIRKAYELRAHVSEHERLYIESHYYQFVTGDVEKASQVYETWAATYPNDEAPRTNLAAIYSEMGKFDRSLELAREAVSISAHDGQTYANLANAYIYMNKPDQASAVAHQAQSESRDSSTLRLYLYDAAYLQHDEAEMQRQLNWASGEPGIEDAFLDNQASALAASGQLQQARDLTERAVGAAKRAGEMGTAAGYEINEAQREAFFGNDVQARKAADSALAFAKDRDTQCGAAVVFGISGDLNRVRAIATQLDRDYPDDTFVQYLFLPMIRATAAIRSKDPGLAIKSLESADAYELGVEGELLPVYIKGLADLQAGDAQKAEVEFQKIIDHPGVVLNSPIGPLARLQIARAYAAEGKFAQARNAYDEFFTKWKNADANIPVLQEAIQEYSGRWGGQTPATHPSTQTNSH